In Gopherus flavomarginatus isolate rGopFla2 chromosome 1, rGopFla2.mat.asm, whole genome shotgun sequence, a single genomic region encodes these proteins:
- the LOC127058769 gene encoding perilipin-3-like — protein MSGDPEGTNRTGISDYTMASNGKDTTMASPEHGEEEQQNVLRRVASLPLVNSACDLAATAYASTKESHPYVRSICDMAEKGVTSITSAAVGSAQPVVTRLEPEGTTEEECVSEVPDKVEENLPVLQQAADEATSETQELASSRLTDVKETMIRVVDMTKGAVQDSMKTTKSVVTDSMSTVVESRMGQLAISGMETVLEKSEELLDHYLPMTDDELAELAESVEGAEVSSAQLQEHQSYFVRLGSLSTKLCQRAYRYSLNKMRHTSQSIREALSQLHETIGLIEYLKQGVSLQEVQEKFHHIWLSWNREQPKSSEINYLAKPEMESETLAMSRSTIQQLQDACQMLVASIQGLPTNFQDKVKQMYHNMEELHSSFSTAHSFQDLSSSLLTQSQEMVTMAQEYVDELMAYVMETTPLSWVVGPFIPLGKGSADTTEPHNQENEAEEASKSKVAL, from the exons atgtcaggtgacccagagggaacaaacagaacag GTATATCTGATTATACCATGGCTTCTAATGGAAAAGACACAACTATGGCATCCCCAGAGCATGGGGAGGAAGAGCAACAG AATGTCTTGAGGAGGGTGGCCAGTTTACCTTTAGTCAACTCTGCCTGTGATCTGGCTGCCACTGCCTATGCTTCCACCAAGGAGAGCCATCCCTATGTGAGGTCCATCTGTGACATGGCAGAGAAGGGAGTGACCTCCATAACCAGTGCTGCAGTTGGCAGTGCACAGCCAGTTGTAACTAGACTTGAACCTGAGG GGACTACAGAGGAGGAGTGTGTTTCTGAAGTACCTGACAAAGTGGAGGAGAATCTACCAGTCCTTCAACAGGCTGCTGATGAG gCTACATCTGAGACACAGGAGTTGGCCTCTTCCAGACTGACAGATGTCAAGGAGACCATGATCAGAGTGGTAGATATGACCAAAGGGGCTGTGCaggacagtatgaagaccaccaAATCAGTGGTAACTGACAGCATGAGCACAGTTGTGGAATCAAGAATGGGCCAATTGGCCATAAGTGGAATGGAAACAGTGCTGGAGAAATCTGAAGAGCTCTTGGATCACTATCTTCCCATGACAGATGATGAACTAG CTGAACTTGCTGAATCTGTGGAAGGGGCTGAAGTGTCTTCAGCACAACTGCAAGAGCATCAGAGTTACTTCGTGCGTTTAGGTTCCCTGTCAACCAAACTTTGCCAACGTGCCTACCGCTACTCCCTAAACAAGATGAGACACACCAGTCAAAGCATCAgagaggctctttcccagcttcATGAAACCATAGGACTG ATTGAATACCTTAAGCAAGGTGTTTCTCTCCAAGAAGTCCAGGAGAAGTTCCATCACATATGGCTGAGCTGGAATAGAGAGCAGCCAAAAAGCAGTGAAATCAACTATTTGGCAAAACCAGAG ATGGAGTCTGAGACCCTGGCTATGTCCCGCAGcactatccagcagctgcaggatgCCTGCCAGATGCTAGTAGCCAGCATTCAAGGTCTCCCTACCAACTTTCAGGATAAGGTGAAACAGATGTATCACAACATGGAAGAGCTTCATTCATCCTTCTCCACTGCCCATTCCttccaggatctctccagcagccTCCTAACCCAGAGCCAGGAGATGGTGACCATGGCACAGGAATATGTAGATGAGCTGATGGCATATGTGATGGAGACTACTCCTCTGTCTTGGGTTGTGGGACCCTTCATCCCATTGGGTAAGGGGTCTGCAGACACCACTGAACCACACAACCAAGAAAATGAGGCTGAGGAAGCCTCCAAGTCTAAGGTGGCCCTGTGA